One Ochotona princeps isolate mOchPri1 chromosome 7, mOchPri1.hap1, whole genome shotgun sequence genomic window carries:
- the LOC131480817 gene encoding alcohol dehydrogenase 1-like, with protein MSTAGKVIKCKAAVLWERNKPFSIEEVEVAPPKAHEVRIKMVATGICRSDDHVVNGSIVSPLPIILGHEAAGIVESIGEGVTTVKPGDKVIPLFTPQCGKCRICKHPESNFCMKNDLAQRGTLSDGTSRFTCKGKPVHHFMGTSTFSQYTVVDEISVAKIDAAAPLEKVCLIGCGFSTGYGSAVKVAKVTPGSTCAVFGLGGVGLSVIMGCKAAGAARIIGVDINKDKFPKAKEVGATECINPQDYKKPIYEVIQEMSDGGVDFSFEVIGRLDTVTAALLCCHGSCGTSVVVGVPPDSQSLTVNPALLLTGRTWKGAIFGGFKSKDSVPKLVADFMANKFQLDPLITKVLPFEKINEGFDLLRAGKSIRTILTF; from the exons ATGAGCACAGCAGGAAAA GTAATAAAATGCAAAGCAGCTGTGCTATGGGAGCGAAACAAGCCCTTTTCCATCGAGGAGGTGGAGGTCGCACCACCTAAGGCCCATGAAGTTCGTATTAAG atGGTGGCCACGGGAATCTGTCGCTCAGACGACCACGTGGTTAATGGAAGCATTGTCTCGCCTCTCCCTATTATTCTAGGCCATGAGGCAGCCGGCATTGTGGAGAGCATAGGCGAAGGGGTGACAACCGTAAAACCAG GTGATAAAGTCATCCCACTCTTTACTCCCCAGTGTGGAAAATGTAGAATTTGTAAACATCCGGAGAGCAATTTCTGCATGAAAAATGA TTTGGCCCAGCGGGGGACACTGAGTGATGGTACCAGCAGGTTCACCTGCAAGGGAAAGCCTGTCCATCACTTTATGGGCACCAGTACCTTCTCCCAGTACACAGTGGTGGATGAGATTTCAGTAGCCAAAATTGATGCAGCTGCACCACTGGAGAAAGTCTGCCTCATTGGCTGCGGATTTTCCACTGGGTATGGGTCGGCAGTCAAAGTTGCCAAG GTCACCCCAGGGTCGACCTGTGCTGTGTTTGGTCTGGGAGGAGTTGGCCTCTCTGTTATTATGGGCTGTAAAgcagctggggcagccaggatcaTCGGGGTGGACATCAACAAAGACAAGTTTCCAAAGGCCAAAGAGGTCGGTGCCACTGAATGCATTAACCCTCAAGACTATAAGAAGCCCATCTATGAAGTGATACAGGAAATGAGCGACGGAGGTGTGGACTTTTCATTTGAAGTGATTGGTCGGCTTGACACCGTG ACTGCTGCCCTGTTATGCTGTCATGGGTCGTGTGGCACAAGTGTTGTCGTAGGGGTACCCCCAGATTCACAAAGCCTCACAGTGAACCCTGCGCTACTACTGACAGGACGCACCTGGAAAGGAGCAATTTTTGGTG GCTTTAAGAGTAAGGACTCTGTTCCCAAACTCGTAGCTGATTTTATGGCTAACAAGTTCCAATTGGATCCACTAATAACCAAAGTTTTaccctttgaaaaaataaatgaaggattTGACCTGCTTCGTGCTGGAAAAAG TATTCGTACCATCCTGACATTTTGA
- the LOC131480815 gene encoding alcohol dehydrogenase 1 isoform X3, which yields MSTAGKVIKCKAAVLWELNKPFSIEEVEVAPPKAHEVRIKMVATGICRSDDHVVSGSIVSPLPIILGHEAAGIVESIGEGVTTVKPGDKVIPLFTPQCGKCRICKHPEGNLCVKNDMAQRGTLIDGTSRFTCKGKPVHHFANISSFSQYTVVDEISVAKIDAAAPLEKVCLIGCGFSTGYGSAVKVAKVTPGSTCAVFGLGGVGLSVIMGCKAAGAARIIGVDINKDKFPKAKEVGATECINPQDYKKPIYEVIQEMSDGGVDFSFEVIGRLDTVTAALLCCHGSCGTSVVVGVPPDSQSLTVNPALLLTGRTWKGAIFGGFKSKDSVPKLVADFMANKFQLDPLITKVLPFEKINEGFDLLRAGKSIRTILTF from the exons ATGAGCACAGCAGGAAAA GTAATCAAATGCAAAGCAGCTGTGCTATGGGAGCTAAACAAGCCCTTTTCCATCGAGGAGGTGGAGGTCGCACCACCTAAGGCCCATGAAGTTCGTATTAAG ATGGTGGCCACGGGAATCTGTCGCTCAGACGACCACGTGGTTAGTGGAAGCATTGTCTCGCCTCTCCCTATTATTCTAGGCCATGAGGCAGCCGGCATTGTGGAGAGCATAGGCGAAGGGGTGACAACCGTAAAACCAG GTGATAAAGTCATCCCGCTCTTTACTCCCCAGTGTGGAAAATGTAGAATTTGTAAACATCCGGAGGGCAATCTCTGCGTGAAAAATGA TATGGCCCAGCGGGGGACACTGATTGATGGTACCAGCAGGTTCACCTGCAAGGGAAAGCCTGTCCATCACTTTGCTAACATCAGTAGCTTCTCCCAGTACACAGTGGTGGATGAGATTTCAGTAGCCAAAATTGATGCAGCTGCACCACTGGAGAAAGTCTGCCTCATTGGCTGCGGATTTTCCACTGGGTATGGGTCGGCAGTCAAAGTTGCCAAG GTCACCCCAGGGTCGACCTGTGCTGTGTTTGGTCTGGGAGGAGTTGGCCTCTCTGTTATTATGGGCTGTAAAgcagctggggcagccaggatcaTCGGGGTGGACATCAACAAAGACAAGTTTCCAAAGGCCAAAGAGGTCGGTGCCACTGAATGCATTAACCCTCAAGACTATAAGAAGCCCATCTATGAAGTGATACAGGAAATGAGCGACGGAGGTGTGGACTTTTCATTTGAAGTGATTGGTCGGCTTGACACCGTG ACTGCTGCCCTGTTATGCTGTCATGGGTCATGTGGCACAAGTGTTGTCGTAGGGGTACCCCCAGATTCACAAAGCCTCACAGTGAACCCTGCGCTACTACTGACAGGACGCACCTGGAAAGGAGCAATTTTTGGTG GCTTTAAGAGTAAGGACTCTGTTCCCAAACTCGTAGCTGATTTTATGGCTAACAAGTTCCAACTGGATCCACTAATAACCAAAGTTTTaccctttgaaaaaataaatgaaggattTGACCTGCTTCGTGCTGGAAAGAG